The stretch of DNA CGAATTGGTTCAGTGGTGAGGATGAACATGTCTCCCCAATCGAGTTTCTGATCCTCTGACACAATATTCACTTGTCCGAATCCTTCAAATTCACCACTTGTCTGCCAaaacttctccttcttctcttccatgGGGAGATTGAAGAAATCTCGAACCTCTGTCTCTAGTTTTTCCAAGAAACATGAGTCTATTCCATGCTCTACCAGCTGTAAACAGATCACAAACCCCCCCAGAAAGAAAGCTTCttttaaacataaacaatacTTTATGAGAATAATATACAAAGATACAAATGTGTAAAAAGAGACCAACTTGGAAAAATCCCCATTCTTGGCAAGCGAAATCGAGCTTCTTGAGCTCGGAATCCATGGTGGAAACAGAACACAAGCGTTTCATGTCGATGACTGGAATCTCAGAATTCAGACTAGAATCATCGAtaatctctgttttatcttgaTCAGACACAACATACCTTGGAGGAACAGTAGTGAAGTTCTTGTCTTTCACCATCTCTAGAACAGAAGGTACTATGAGAGAGCTCCACTGTCTTTCTCCTTCCCCCTCCATGGACTTTTCTTCTagcaccaaaacaaaagaacaggACTCGGATTCTTTGATCCACTCAACAACCAAATTTTTCCGCAAGAACCGaacaaagagaaaacgaaactgaaattaaaatcaaatgagACAGGGGAATAAAAAAATCGATTTGGAGAAGACGActttaaacgtttttttttaatactctgCGACCAAGACTAGCTGTTCCCAGTTCAAAAATCCCAATACTACCCTCCACAAAGGTTGAATAACCAACCTCCTCACTAGCAGCGCTCTACTACAAGTTGGctacaacaaacaaaatatgatttCATGTTTCGAAAGCATGAAAAGATAACAAGAGAATTCTCagacttaaaacaaaaacattcgaAGATATGTTCTTCCAAAGCTTTACAAGACACATAACCCTTTTGTTCATCCTTCCAACAAACTTCACTAAATGGTCCTCAAAGATGTCGGAATTTGAGTAACAGTGAGAGATGTCATGAACTTTcctttactttttctttcaGTCTTCAAGCTGTTTTGAGGAACTACGTCTCCAAATTCCAGCCAACGCGCTACCAAGGATTGAGTGACAGACACTAGAAACAGCGCACGGTACTGCAGTGAGCGGATTCCCAAAATGCTGTGTAGCCAGAACAACTCCAAGCACAGAGTTCTTCACCAACACACAATTAAGAAAACATAGGCTTAGTTGACATTGAGTTTTAAAAAAGGTTATGTTTACTGTTTGATCTAAGAAACTGTTTAGTTACCTGCATGCCGACTTCGATAGATATAGTTCTGGACGATGCCACATCAATTCCAAGTAATCTTGAAAACACGTACCCAAAGAAAAATCCAGAGGTGTGAAGAAGGCATGAAGCCAAAACTACTTGTCTCCCAGACATGAGTATTGCAGATGCATTCTGACCGATAGCATACCCACACAGGATTGCAACGGTTCCAACTGCAATTGTAGGCATCACAGGAGAAACAAATTTCACCAGCTTTTTAAAGTATTGGTTCAGAAATGCACCAGCCAACACTGGGAGAAGAATGACCTGTACAAGAGCCGAGAAGGGTTAAttcaatgaacaaaaaaaactcgcTCGTTCGTTCTAATTCGAACAAGAATCTGAGTAAAACGATCCAAACCTGTAGTGTTGACATTAGTAATCCAAGAGCATCAACTGTGATATACTGCTTGGCAAGCTTGGCCGTAAGAATCGGTGTCATAATCTAAAAAAACGGAATGGGATTAAATGGGGTGTCTTATCTACAAGAAGCATTGGAAAAACCATGACGGTAAGTCTCACTAACCACAGCTGAAACAGTGCTAGCTGCTGTCATCAATACTGATAGCGCAACATTTCCACTGTACAATGAAAAAAACAGAATAGAAACTCAGATGAATTATAAGAAATCTATGGAACTCGAAAACTTTTCTTATTATTTGGATTACAAACCGTGCAATGTACGTGACAATATTACTAGCCGTACCTTCAAATAAACAAATGAGAAAAAGCATTAAGAGCACCACATGAATGTTACAAAAAATTCAATGAAGTAAGGAAATGTATACTTACCGCCTGGACAGCAACCAACCAAAATGAGACCGGCTGCGTAATGTGGTGGCAAATTTAAGAGCTTACTCACAAAATATCCTGATAGTGGCATCACCTGCAACACACGATTCATCAGCAAGTTATAAACTTATACATGCTCTAATACTACTACCCTTTCAAACGTTACAATGCACTGGAACCATCAAGATCAAGAGCTCAAGCAAGAACACATACACTACTCCCCAAGTTTATGTTAccaaatccaaaaaagaaaactctacaTTGTTCCTacaaaatctcatctttccctAGTCCTCTTGTAATTTCACAACATAAGACGAAACAAATAGTCTCATATTTGGATTCAAGGGAGAATGATGAGAGAAGCAGACGGACCGAGTACTGCAAGACAAAGCCAGCGAAGAGCTCCTTGGGCATGGATAAAGCGCCACGAAGGTCGTCGAGGGTCAAAGTCATTCCCATTCCAAGCATAGTGATCGTAAGACCAACAGTGGTCCAATTGGGAGTAACCCAATTGAAAGTAGTTGGTCTCAAAAGCCCCAACAAGCATCCAAGAGAAACCCATACCGGAAACGCTATCGAAACCGCCTCTCCCAAATACTCAACCCACTCAccaaagctcttcttctttttctcagtGGGAAAATCGTTTGACGAAATGCCGCAACGAGGAACAAAGTCAAACCGACGACTCCTACACGAAATCGGAACTGTAGATTGGTTCTTTAGAGAAATTCCGGGACTCGAGGAAGAATTAGAAACCCTAGAACAGCGAAGACGTTTCGGAGTGAGCTTAGATTTTTGAAGCAGCGGATACGATTTCAACGGCGTTGCTCCTCCGTTCAAGAAAGTGAGAGATATCGTAgacgccatttttttttctctcaccgGCGACTCTCTCTGATCggactgatgaagaagaagaaaccaaaacatgtAAGCACGTGCTTTCTCACGTgccttttttataattaaacacgTTGTTTGCTAAAATGGTCCCTGAATAAAAACATGTTTCTCTACTTTTACCCCCAGTGAAACTATTTGTTCCATAAATTGTCCCCCTTTTTATAATGACTCCACAAAGGCGTCTTTATGTGTTGCTAATGatcaaaagagatttttttttaagttaattaaCTCAAAATCACAAGTCACAAACCGCAAGTgacaataattgaaaaaaaaatgtgtcggTGATCTGATTAAGGCAAAGCATATGGGCTACTGCAATAAATGATTGCGCATATCCCATATTTAAAAAGGAACAATGAATATATAGTAACAATAATATCATCACATTAAAATTCAATTGATGTGGTTAAATTACGAAGGAGTCCCTAGATATGAAATAGAGTTTTTGAGAACTCGTGAGAGCCACACATGATACCTAACACTATAAACCGCAAACGTAAACGTACTGTAGTATCCCACaccatcaaattttatatttttttttggtttaacacAGCATCATTTGTTTTACTACtttacctaatttttttttcttttaaacgtCATATAACTTATTGAAAatcttcaaaaaacaaaaatttgtgttGACAATCGTTACTTCATGAGTATTTCGTTTCCAAATTGAGGCTTAATAGAAGTCAGAAAAATGTagattaaaacatgtaaattaagGGGTAATCAAAACATGCGGAGTCAATGTTTGAGAAACGCGCAATTTGAACACACGCAAGTCAAGTCGTGTACCTACCCGGTTTTGTAAATAAGTGCGAACAAAAAGGGTAAATTCGTAAGTTAAAGCAATATAAAAAGAATTTTCGTAGactcttctcttccttcccTCATCGCCAGGAgtcttttgtgtttctctctttctctatttcgaagactcttttttctttttgaattttgattcttcgtcttcgtcttcgtctcctCCGTTTCTTTCGCTTCTTCgtcaccttcttcatcttcacatTTTTCTCAGAAACTTCCCCATTCCTATTCCCCCGATCTAAGGTTGTTTTGAACGTTGAAGATCTCAGAATTCAAAGGTATGTTGTTTTAGAGAATCTCGAATTTTACATTAATCATCATAATGCTTCgctgagttttttttgtttatcactgctcacttctctttttttttttttttttaatccgaaTTGATGTTTGTTACCgaatcgtgttttttttttttggtactctGCTTCTGATCTGGATTCTGGATTTTGGATCTAATTGCGTTTACGTTTTTTATTTCGTGAGATCCGCTGATTCAATCTCTAAACTCTTAAGGATCTGTTTTTGATTGTTCTTATGTTATTGCTGCTACATGCATCGCTGATCTGATTCCATTCTTTGcaaaaacgcagcgttttgaaTCAAAAACCATGTCTTCGTATACACCCAAGAACATTCTCATCACCGGAGCAGCTGGTTTCATCGCATCACATGTCGCCAACAGACTCATACGAACCTATCCTCATTACAAAATCGTTGTCTTGGACAAACTCGATTACTGTTCAAACCTCAAGAACCTCAATCCATCTCGACACTCTCCCAATTTCAAGTTTGTCAAAGGTGACATCGCCAGTGCTGACTTGGTCAATCATCTCCTCATCACTGAAGGTATCGACACCATCATGCACTTCGCTGCTCAGACTCATGTCGACAACTCCTTCGGTAACAGTTTCGAGTTCACTAAGAATAACATCTATGGAACTCATGTCCTGCTTGAGGCTTGTAAAGTCACTGGTCAGATTACGAGGTTTATTCATGTCAGTACTGATGAAGTTTATGGTGAGACTGATGAGGATGCTCTTGTTGGTAACCATGAGGCTTCTCAGCTGCTACCAACGAATCCTTACTCTGCTACCAAAGCTGGTGCTGAGATGCTTGTTATGGCTTATGGTAGATCTTATGGGTTGCCTGTTATTACCACACGTGGGAACAACGTTTATGGGCCGAATCAGTTTCCTGAGAAGTTGATTCCCAAGTTCATGTTGTTGGCTATGAGAGGGCAAGTTCTTCCTATTCATGGAGATGGATCCAATGTTAGGAGCTACCTTTACTGTGAAGACGTTGCTGAGGCTTTTGAAGTTGTTCTTCACAAGGGAGAAGTTGGCCATGTTTACAATATTGGGACCAAGAAGGAGAGGAGAGTGAATGATGTTGCCACTGATATCTGTAAGCTCTTCAACATGGACCCTGAGGCTAACATCAAGTTTGTCGACAACAGACCTTTTAACGACCAGAGGTACTTCCTTGACGATGAGAAGCTCAAAAAGTTGGGATGGTCTGAGAGGACCACCTGGGAGGAAGGATTAAAGAAAACTATGGATTGGTACACACAGAACCCGGAATGGTGGGGAGATGTGTCTGGAGCGTTGCTTCCTCATCCAAGGATGCTGATGATGCCTGGTGGGAGACACTTTGATGGCTCCGAGGACAATTCTTTGGCAGCTACTTTATCTGAAAAGCCAAGTCAAACCCATATGGTGGTTCCAAGCCCAAGGAGCAGCAGCGGCACACCGCAAAAGCCTTCCCTCAAGTTCTTGATATATGGAAGGACCGGGTGGATTGGTGGTCTGCTTGGAAAGATATGTGAGAAGCAAGGAATTGCTTACGAGTATGGGAAAGGACGGTTGGAGGATCGATCATCTCTTTTGCAGGATATTCTGACCGTTAAGCCAACCCATGTTTTCAATTCCGCTGGTGTGACTGGGAGACCCAATGTTGACTGGTGTGAGTCTCACAAGACCGAGACTATCCGTGCCAATGTCGCTGGCACATTGACTCTAGCTGATGTCTGCAGAGAGCACGGACTCCTCATGATGAACTTCGCTACTGGTTGTATATTCGAATATGATGACAAGCATCCGGAAGGTTCAGGAATTGGCTTCAAAGAGGAAGACACACCCAACTTCACTGGTTCTTTCTACTCAAAAACCAAAGCCATGGTATCAAAGATTCAACGCTCTTATCTCTGTCTGACGTCTTGCCTTCCTATGTATGCTAATTTTGTTATGAATGTGTCTACAGGTTGAGGAACTGCTAAAGGAGTTTGACAACGTTTGCACTTTGAGAGTAAGGATGCCGATATCCTCAGATCTTAACAACCCGCGGAACTTCATCACCAAGATCTCCAGGTACAACAAAGTAGTGAACATCCCAAACAGCATGACTGTGTTGGACGAGCTTTTACCAATCTCCATTGAGATGGCTAAAAGAAACTTGAGAGGAATCTGGAACTTCACAAACCCAGGTGTGGTGAGTCACAACGAGATCCTAGAGATGTACAGAGACTACATCAACCCTGAATTCAAATGGGCAAACTTCACACTAGAGGAGCAAGCTAAAGTTATCGTGGCTCCAAGAAGCAACAACGAGATGGACGCTTCTAAGCTCAAGAAAGAGTTCCCTGAGNNNNNNNNNNNNNNNNNNNNNNNNNNNNNNNNNNNNNNNNNNNNNNNNNNNNNNNNNNNNNNNNNNNNNNNNNNNNNNNNNNNNNNNNNNNNNNNNNNNNNNNNNNNNNNNNNNNNNNNNNNNNNNNNNNNNNNNNNNNNNNNNNNNNNNNNNNNNNNNNNNNNNNNNNNNNNNNNNNNNNNNNNNNNNNNNNNNNNNNNNNNNNNNNNNNNNNNNNNNNNNNNNNNNNNNNNNNNNNNNNNNNNNNNNNNNNNNNNNNNNNNNNNNNNNNNNNNNNNNNNNNNNNNNNNNNNNNNNNNNNNNNNNNNNNNNNNNNNNNNNNNNNNNNNNNNNNNNNNNNNNNNNNNNNNNNNNNNNNNNNNNNNNNNNNNNNNNNNNNNNNNNNNNNNNNNNNNNNNNNNNNNNNNNNNNNNNNNNNNNNNNNNNNNNNNNNNNNNNNNNNNNNNNNNNNNNNNNNNNNNNNNNNNNNNNNNNNNNNNNNNNNNNNNNNNNNNNNNNNNNNNNNNNNNNNNNNNNNNNNNNNNNNNNNNNNNNNNNNNNNNNNNNNNNNNNNNNNNNNNNNNNNNNNNNNNNNNNNNNNNNNNNNNNNNNNNNNNNNNNNNNNNNNNNNNNNNNNNNNNNNNNNNNNNNNNNNNNNNNNNNNNNNNNNNNNNNNNNNNNNNNNNNNNNNNNNNNNNNNNNNNNNNNNNNNNNNNNNNNNNNNNNNNNNNNNNNNNNNNNNNNNNNNNNNNNNNNNNNNNNNNNNNNNNNNNNNNNNNNNNNNNNNNNNNNNNNNNNNNNNNNNNNNNNNNNNNNNNNNNNNNNNNNNNNNNNNNNNNNNNNNNNNNNNNNNNNNNNNNNNNNNNNNNNNNNNNNNNNNNNNNNNNNNNNNNNNNNNNNNNNNNNNNNNNNNNNNNNNNNNNNNNNNNNNNNNNNNNNNNNNNNNNNNNNNNNNNNNNNNNNNNNNNNNNNNNNNNNNNNNNNNNNNNNNNNNNNNNNNNNNNNNNNNNNNNNNNNNNNNNNNNNNNNNNNNNNNNNNNNNNNNNNNNNNNNNNNNNNNNNNNNNNNNNNNNNNNNNNNNNNNNNNNNNNNNNNNNNNNNNNNNNNNNNNNNNNNNNNNNNNNNNNNNNNNNNNNNNNNNNNNNNNNNNNNNNNNNNNNNNNNNNNNNNNNNNNNNNNNNNNNNNNNNNNNNNNNNNNNNNNNNNNNNNNNNNNNNNNNNNNNNNNNNNNNNNNNNNNNNNNNNNNNNNNNNNNNNNNNNNNNNNNNNNNNNNNNNNNNNNNNNNNNNNNNNNNNNNNNNNNNNNNNNNNNNNNNNNNNNNNNNNNNNNNNNNNNNNNNNNNNNNNNNNNNNNNNNNNNNNNNNNNNNNNNNNNNNNNNNNNNNNNNNNNNNNNNNNNNNNNNNNNNNNNNNNNNNNNNNNNNNNNNNNNNNNNNNNNNNNNNNNNNNNNNNNNNNNNNNNNNNNNNNNNNNNNNNNNNNNNNNNNNNNNNNNNNNNNNNNNNNNNNNNNNNNNNNNNNNNNNNNNNNNNNNNNNNNNNNNNNNNNNNNNNNNNNNNNNNNNNNNNNNNNNNNNNNNNNNNNNNNNNNNNNNNNNNNNNNNNNNNNNNNNNNNNNNNNNNNNNNNNNNNNNNNNNNNNNNNNNNNNNNNNNNNNNNNNNNNNNNNNNNNNNNNNNNNNNNNNNNNNNNNNNNNNNNNNNNNNNNNNNNNNNNNNNNNNNNNNNNNNNNNNNNNNNNNNNNNNNNNNNNNNNNNNNNNNNNNNNNNNNNNNNNNNNNNNNNNNNNNNNNNNNNNNNNNNNNNNNNNNNNNNNNNNNNNNNNNNNNNNNNNNNNNNNNNNNNNNNNNNNNNNNNNNNNNNNNNNNNNNNNNNNNNNNNNNNNNNNNNNNNNNNNNNNNNNNNNNNNNNNNNNNNNNNNNNNNNNNNNNNNNNNNNNNNNNNNNNNNNTCTGACGTCTTGCCTTCCTATGTATGCTAATTTTGTTATGAATGTGTCTACAGGTTGAGGAACTGCTAAAGG from Camelina sativa cultivar DH55 chromosome 9, Cs, whole genome shotgun sequence encodes:
- the LOC104714123 gene encoding probable sodium/metabolite cotransporter BASS1, chloroplastic, encoding MFWFLLLHQSDQRESPVREKKMASTISLTFLNGGATPLKSYPLLQKSKLTPKRLRCSRVSNSSSSPGISLKNQSTVPISCRSRRFDFVPRCGISSNDFPTEKKKKSFGEWVEYLGEAVSIAFPVWVSLGCLLGLLRPTTFNWVTPNWTTVGLTITMLGMGMTLTLDDLRGALSMPKELFAGFVLQYSVMPLSGYFVSKLLNLPPHYAAGLILVGCCPGGTASNIVTYIARGNVALSVLMTAASTVSAVIMTPILTAKLAKQYITVDALGLLMSTLQVILLPVLAGAFLNQYFKKLVKFVSPVMPTIAVGTVAILCGYAIGQNASAILMSGRQVVLASCLLHTSGFFFGYVFSRLLGIDVASSRTISIEVGMQNSVLGVVLATQHFGNPLTAVPCAVSSVCHSILGSALAGIWRRSSSKQLED
- the LOC104714124 gene encoding trifunctional UDP-glucose 4,6-dehydratase/UDP-4-keto-6-deoxy-D-glucose 3,5-epimerase/UDP-4-keto-L-rhamnose-reductase RHM1 — translated: MSSYTPKNILITGAAGFIASHVANRLIRTYPHYKIVVLDKLDYCSNLKNLNPSRHSPNFKFVKGDIASADLVNHLLITEGIDTIMHFAAQTHVDNSFGNSFEFTKNNIYGTHVLLEACKVTGQITRFIHVSTDEVYGETDEDALVGNHEASQLLPTNPYSATKAGAEMLVMAYGRSYGLPVITTRGNNVYGPNQFPEKLIPKFMLLAMRGQVLPIHGDGSNVRSYLYCEDVAEAFEVVLHKGEVGHVYNIGTKKERRVNDVATDICKLFNMDPEANIKFVDNRPFNDQRYFLDDEKLKKLGWSERTTWEEGLKKTMDWYTQNPEWWGDVSGALLPHPRMLMMPGGRHFDGSEDNSLAATLSEKPSQTHMVVPSPRSSSGTPQKPSLKFLIYGRTGWIGGLLGKICEKQGIAYEYGKGRLEDRSSLLQDILTVKPTHVFNSAGVTGRPNVDWCESHKTETIRANVAGTLTLADVCREHGLLMMNFATGCIFEYDDKHPEGSGIGFKEEDTPNFTGSFYSKTKAMVEELLKEFDNVCTLRVRMPISSDLNNPRNFITKISRCGESQRDPRDVQRLHQP